From a region of the Nitrospirota bacterium genome:
- the mtgA gene encoding monofunctional biosynthetic peptidoglycan transglycosylase — protein sequence MKKILYIILISFISISLVYIFFIPNVSGLKKKNPKISSMMEYRIAQWKKTGNKKRISQAWVPVSRISPYLIKAVLIAEDDKFWSHDGFDYEAIQKAVEKNIKAGRFKAGGSTISQQLAKNLYLTPEKSIIRKIREAIITWRIERALSKRRILEIYLNVVEWGDGIFGAESAARHYFGKSAADLDPLEAARLASVLPNPIKYNPSGGQRYVVNRSNVIYNVMVRRGIVIPVYEEIQEEVIIENPTPDHTPVDTGEVPMKQEETSK from the coding sequence ATGAAAAAGATCTTATACATCATTCTCATATCTTTTATTTCTATCTCTTTAGTCTACATTTTCTTCATCCCCAATGTGTCCGGGTTAAAAAAGAAAAACCCTAAGATATCCTCTATGATGGAATACAGAATTGCGCAGTGGAAGAAAACAGGAAATAAGAAAAGAATATCCCAGGCATGGGTCCCCGTTTCAAGGATATCACCGTACCTGATAAAGGCTGTACTGATTGCTGAAGATGATAAGTTCTGGAGCCATGATGGCTTTGACTACGAGGCCATACAAAAGGCAGTTGAGAAGAATATTAAGGCAGGGAGATTTAAGGCAGGCGGTTCAACGATAAGCCAGCAGCTTGCCAAGAATCTTTATCTTACACCTGAAAAGTCTATAATCAGAAAAATCAGAGAGGCCATAATAACATGGAGGATAGAACGGGCCTTGTCAAAAAGAAGGATACTGGAGATCTACCTGAATGTAGTGGAATGGGGTGACGGGATTTTTGGTGCGGAGTCCGCAGCGAGGCATTATTTTGGCAAAAGCGCAGCTGACCTCGACCCGCTTGAGGCAGCAAGACTGGCCTCAGTACTTCCAAATCCAATCAAATACAATCCTTCAGGCGGCCAGCGCTATGTCGTTAACCGCTCTAATGTAATATATAATGTCATGGTGAGGCGTGGTATCGTGATACCTGTATATGAGGAAATACAGGAGGAGGTAATTATTGAAAATCCAACTCCTGACCATACTCCGGTAGATACTGGCGAAGTACCCATGAAGCAGGAAGAAACGAGCAAGTGA
- the mtnA gene encoding S-methyl-5-thioribose-1-phosphate isomerase, with protein sequence MVPTIEWKNGIVSMLDQTKLPVEVVYFECKTYQDVARGIKELIIRGAPAIGVAAAMGIALGVRDIKANDFAGFYSEMEKICSHIGSTRPTAVNLFWAIERMKKIAAVNKEKPINTIKDILLEESGRVLTEDIEANMAMGRHGSSFIKTGDTILTHCNAGALATAGYGTALGVIRAAKEEGKDIKVFADETRPVLQGARLTAWELMEDGINVTLITDNMAGYFMKKGMINLCIVGADRIARNGDAANKIGTYSVAVLAREHGIPFYVAAPVSTIDFNIPSGDHIPIEERNPEEVSHVFGKVQIAPAKVNIANPAFDVTPAKYITAIITEKGAFKPQDICKLAPKQ encoded by the coding sequence ATGGTACCTACTATAGAATGGAAGAATGGCATTGTAAGTATGCTCGATCAGACTAAACTGCCTGTTGAGGTAGTATACTTCGAGTGCAAGACCTATCAGGACGTTGCCAGAGGGATAAAAGAGCTTATCATAAGGGGTGCACCGGCTATCGGCGTTGCTGCTGCAATGGGGATTGCCCTTGGAGTCAGGGATATAAAGGCGAATGATTTTGCAGGTTTTTACAGTGAGATGGAAAAGATATGCAGTCATATAGGATCAACAAGACCCACTGCAGTCAATCTGTTCTGGGCGATTGAACGGATGAAGAAGATTGCGGCCGTAAATAAGGAAAAGCCAATCAATACAATAAAGGATATCCTGTTAGAGGAGTCTGGCAGGGTCTTGACAGAAGATATAGAGGCAAATATGGCAATGGGCAGACATGGCTCCAGCTTCATTAAAACCGGCGATACTATCCTGACACACTGTAATGCAGGGGCGCTTGCAACCGCCGGATATGGGACAGCGCTTGGAGTAATAAGGGCAGCTAAAGAGGAAGGCAAGGATATAAAAGTATTTGCAGATGAGACAAGACCAGTACTTCAGGGGGCCAGGCTTACTGCCTGGGAACTTATGGAAGATGGAATTAATGTCACACTGATCACCGATAATATGGCCGGTTATTTTATGAAAAAAGGGATGATAAATCTATGCATCGTGGGTGCGGACCGCATAGCAAGAAACGGGGATGCGGCCAACAAGATCGGGACTTATAGTGTTGCAGTGCTGGCCCGAGAGCATGGCATACCATTCTATGTAGCAGCGCCCGTGTCAACCATAGACTTTAATATCCCGTCAGGGGATCATATCCCTATCGAGGAAAGAAACCCTGAAGAGGTCAGCCATGTATTTGGCAAGGTTCAGATTGCCCCTGCAAAGGTTAACATTGCAAACCCTGCGTTTGATGTCACCCCTGCTAAATACATAACAGCAATTATTACAGAGAAGGGGGCATTTAAGCCTCAGGATATTTGTAAGCTGGCGCCGAAGCAATAA
- the dnaJ gene encoding molecular chaperone DnaJ → MAKRDYYDVLGVSRDADEKQLKKAFRKFARKHHPDLNPNDKGAEQRFKEVNEAYEILSDPAKRKQYDAYGHAAFDAGFQGSEGFRTQTSGFDPRAAQDRGFGSIFEDIFGDVFSGRRGAQPAPETGRDLQYNLEIDLRDAYHGTSTYVNIQKESPCDRCSGTGDEPGAARTTCKNCKGKGTIDIGTGSMRYPSTCPQCNGRGRTITPCSSCGGRGTKLKTEQIMVKIPPGVDNGTKVRVTGKGGAGLRGGRSGDLFIVTSIRPDRFYERKGDDLYCDVPVTVSEAALGAKIEVPTMDGTASMTIPSGTQGGQLFRLKGKGMPHLKGGGSGDQYVKVTMSIPKNLTDEDKGLFKKISELYKENPRDKILRSR, encoded by the coding sequence ATGGCTAAGAGAGATTACTATGATGTTCTGGGTGTCAGCAGGGATGCTGATGAAAAACAGTTGAAAAAGGCATTCAGAAAGTTTGCCCGAAAACACCATCCTGACCTCAACCCTAACGATAAAGGGGCTGAGCAGCGTTTCAAAGAGGTAAATGAGGCGTATGAGATTTTAAGTGACCCTGCAAAGCGTAAACAGTATGACGCCTATGGTCATGCTGCCTTCGATGCCGGATTCCAGGGAAGTGAAGGGTTCCGGACACAAACGAGCGGTTTTGATCCCAGGGCTGCTCAGGACAGGGGTTTTGGCTCAATCTTCGAGGATATCTTTGGAGACGTATTCAGCGGGCGCAGGGGGGCACAGCCTGCCCCTGAAACCGGAAGGGATTTACAATATAACCTGGAGATTGACCTGAGAGATGCATATCACGGCACATCTACGTATGTAAATATTCAGAAAGAGAGCCCGTGTGATCGCTGCTCCGGTACCGGCGATGAACCGGGAGCAGCCAGGACCACCTGTAAGAATTGTAAGGGAAAAGGAACAATAGACATCGGCACGGGATCTATGCGGTACCCATCCACATGTCCTCAATGCAATGGCCGGGGCCGAACCATTACTCCCTGTTCTTCTTGTGGTGGAAGAGGGACTAAACTGAAAACAGAACAAATAATGGTGAAGATACCCCCGGGGGTTGATAACGGGACAAAGGTGCGTGTTACGGGAAAAGGAGGCGCTGGCTTAAGAGGAGGCAGGAGCGGAGACCTTTTCATAGTAACATCAATACGCCCGGACAGGTTCTATGAGCGCAAGGGAGATGACCTCTACTGCGATGTGCCGGTTACAGTTAGTGAAGCCGCACTAGGGGCTAAGATTGAGGTCCCAACAATGGATGGCACGGCCTCAATGACCATACCCTCCGGCACACAGGGAGGCCAGTTGTTCAGGCTGAAAGGGAAAGGGATGCCGCACCTGAAAGGAGGAGGCAGCGGGGACCAGTATGTGAAGGTCACAATGTCTATCCCAAAGAATTTAACGGATGAGGACAAGGGGCTTTTCAAAAAAATCTCCGAACTTTATAAGGAAAACCCCAGAGATAAAATACTTAGGAGCAGATAA
- a CDS encoding helix-turn-helix transcriptional regulator, producing MRTRGFSKKSPNFIRKTPEIKYLGADKVLRDDIDTPLYMIGIVAQMLSIHPQTLRLYEKEGLVVPERTEGNTRLYSERDVERLRSILLLTRDMGVNLAGIEIILRMRDQVEKMQREMGDLMLYIKEELRKELFEKLNANSSSGPIKLNEKYSSGKQNKKIIRVKVEKVRRKSDADK from the coding sequence ATGAGGACAAGGGGCTTTTCAAAAAAATCTCCGAACTTTATAAGGAAAACCCCAGAGATAAAATACTTAGGAGCAGATAAGGTGCTTAGAGATGACATAGATACGCCGCTTTATATGATAGGGATCGTTGCTCAGATGTTATCCATACATCCGCAGACCCTTCGACTTTACGAAAAGGAGGGCCTTGTTGTACCGGAAAGGACAGAGGGCAATACCAGGCTGTATTCAGAAAGGGACGTGGAACGTCTAAGGTCTATTCTTCTCCTTACACGGGACATGGGGGTAAATTTAGCAGGGATTGAGATTATACTCAGGATGAGAGATCAGGTGGAAAAGATGCAGCGTGAGATGGGAGACTTGATGTTATACATAAAGGAGGAACTACGAAAAGAGTTATTCGAAAAACTAAATGCAAACTCATCGTCAGGGCCGATAAAGCTTAACGAGAAATATAGTTCAGGAAAGCAGAATAAGAAGATAATAAGAGTTAAGGTGGAAAAAGTCAGGAGAAAGTCAGATGCAGATAAATAA